The proteins below come from a single Zea mays cultivar B73 chromosome 8, Zm-B73-REFERENCE-NAM-5.0, whole genome shotgun sequence genomic window:
- the LOC100193498 gene encoding putative WRKY transcription factor 50: MATSLGLNPEDLFTSYSSSYYSSPPFMSDYAASFTPAAGDSTAFSSELDDLHHFDYSPAPIVTAAGAGAGGGDRNEKMMWCEGGGDERRLRSNGRIGFRTRSEVEILDDGFKWRKYGKKAVKNSPNPRNYYRCSSEGCGVKKRVERDRDDPRYVITTYDGVHNHASPGAAAIIVPYGSGGGNSGFYSPPHSGSPSATSYSGSLAF; the protein is encoded by the exons ATGGCGACTTCGCTGGGACTGAACCCTGAAGATCTCTTCACTTCGTACTCGTCTTCCTACTACTCCTCGCCGCCGTTCATGTCCGACTACGCGGCGAGCTTCACGCCGGCGGCCGGGGACTCCACGGCCTTCTCCTCGGAGCTCGACGACCTTCACCACTTCGACTACTCACCGGCGCCGATCGTCACTGCTGCCGGAGCCGGGGCTGGGGGCGGCGATCGCAACGAGAAGATGAT GTGGTGTGAGGGTGGTGGTGACGAGAGAAGACTCAGAAGCAACGGAAGGATCGGGTTCAGAACGAGGTCAGAGGTGGAGATCTTGGACGACGGATTCAAGTGGAGGAAGTACGGGAAGAAGGCCGTCAAGAACAGCCCAAATCCAAG GAACTACTACCGCTGCTCGTCGGAGGGCTGCGGCGTGAAGAAGCGGGTGGAGAGGGACCGCGACGACCCCCGCTACGTCATCACCACCTACGACGGCGTCCACAACCACGCCAGCCCCGGAGCCGCTGCTATCATCGTCCCgtacggcagcggcggcggcaataGCGGCTTCTACAGCCCGCCGCACAGCGGCTCCCCGTCGGCCACCTCCTACTCGGGCTCCCTAGCCTTCTGA